Part of the Nitrosophilus alvini genome, CAATAGATACTTTTTTGAGCATCTCCATAAGCAAATTTCTTATTTCCGTTCTTACGCTCACGGGTGTAAGTATAGTGCTTTTGTGGATCCACTGGCAGCTTGCCCTTTTTATTCTTTTTTTAAATCCTTTGGTTGTTGTTTTTGCAACGAAACTTGCCAGAAGAGTTTCAAAACTTAAAAAAGAAGAGAACCGTGCAATCGAAATTTTTCAAAAAACTCTTATAGAGACTCTAGAACTTTTTGAACAGATAAGAGCAGCAAACAAGGACAGAGAATTTTTCTCAAAACTTGTCGATCTTGCCAAAGAGGTAAAACAGCGATCTATAAATTTCAGTTGGAAAAGTGATGCGGCAAGCAGACTCTCTTTTCTTGTTTTTGTAAGTGGTTTTGAAATATTCAGAGCAGCCGGTATCCTTGCGGTTGCGTATTCGGATCTGAGTATAGGTCTTATGTTGGCGATATTTGGATATCTCTGGTTTATGATGACACCTGTTCAGGAGATTTTGGGTATACAGTATGCGTATAAAAATGCCACTGTTGCTCTTGAGAGGATTAATGAACTGCTGGAACTTAAAAACGAACCGCAGTATCCGCACAAAAAAAACCCGTTTCTGAGCAATTGGCCAGTTTCTATCGAGCTTGAAAATGTCTCTTTTTCATATGATGAATCAAAAGAGATTCTTAAAAATGTTTCAATGAAAATCGAAGGCGGCAAAAAAGTGGCTGTTGTTGGAGCCAGCGGAAGCGGAAAAACCACTCTTGCCAGAATTCTTGTAGGGTTTTATCCTGTATCGTCGGGAGAATTGTATTATAACGATGTTTCTATAAAAGAGATAGGACTCGATGTTGTAAGGGAGCATGTCTCTTTGGTACTTCAAACTCCCGTGCTTTTCAATGATACTATAAGATTCAACCTTACTTTGGGAAAAGATATTCCGGAAGAAAAGATATGGAAAGCTTTGAAAATTGCACAAATAGATTCAATTGTAAAGGAGATGGAGAA contains:
- a CDS encoding ABC transporter ATP-binding protein, translating into MQNRYSWKKIIKFIKRDKKRFFIAQMLALFAVAASVPTPLLMPVLVDEVLLHKPGFLTGAIDSLLGPGSALYYVVIVLIVVLFLRAAFFALNVIQNRIFENISKNITYIIRRDILHHLEKVSMAEYEMLGSGSIASRMVTDINTIDTFLSISISKFLISVLTLTGVSIVLLWIHWQLALFILFLNPLVVVFATKLARRVSKLKKEENRAIEIFQKTLIETLELFEQIRAANKDREFFSKLVDLAKEVKQRSINFSWKSDAASRLSFLVFVSGFEIFRAAGILAVAYSDLSIGLMLAIFGYLWFMMTPVQEILGIQYAYKNATVALERINELLELKNEPQYPHKKNPFLSNWPVSIELENVSFSYDESKEILKNVSMKIEGGKKVAVVGASGSGKTTLARILVGFYPVSSGELYYNDVSIKEIGLDVVREHVSLVLQTPVLFNDTIRFNLTLGKDIPEEKIWKALKIAQIDSIVKEMEKGLDTAVGKGGIRLSGGQRQRIAIARMIIQEPKVVILDESTSALDMDTEYRLFDSLNEFLKNRTTVIIAHRPSTIKQADYIYFLDNGKIVKEGEFEKIKEQK